AGACGACATAGTCCCCGCCGTCGAGGCTGTACAGGGTCGGCAGGGGTTCGCCCTCGTAGCGCAGCAGGCCGTAAGGGTTGTCCTCGATTACGAGGATCTCCTCCCGCCGGGCGATCTCGACCAGCCGCTGCCGGCGCTCGAGCGACAGGGTCGATCCGCCGGGGTTCTGGAAAGTCGGGATCGAATAGATGAACTTGGGGCGCTTTCCCTCGGCCGCGAGGGAGGCCAGGGTCTCCTCGAGGACATCGATCTTCATGCCGTCGTGGTCACATTCGATCTGGATGATCTCGGCTTCGTAGGAGCAAAAGGTCGGGATCGCCCCCGGGTAGGTCGGCGCGTCGCAGATCAGCACGTCGCCGGGATCGATCAGGACCTTGGTGATCAGGTCGATCGCCTGCTGCCCACCGGTGGTCGGGGTGATGTCGGCGGGATCGACGTTGGCGCCTTCGGCCGCCATCACCTTCGAAATCTGCTGGCGGACGCTGTCGAGGCCTTCGGTCGGGCCGTACTGGAGGGCCTCGGCGAGCGAAGTCTTCGCGATGTGGTTCGTTACGCGAGTGAACATTTCGGCCGGGAAGGTCGAGGTGTCGGGCAGGCCGCCGGCCAGCGAGATCACGTCCGGGCGGGCGGTGATCGCCATCATGTCGCGCATCGCCGAAGAGCGCATGACGCGGGTCCGCTTCGCGAAGAGCGAGGCGTACCGCTCCAGGTC
This genomic window from Thermoleophilia bacterium contains:
- a CDS encoding PLP-dependent aminotransferase family protein, translating into MAAPPPPRRSHTRSRDLERYASLFAKRTRVMRSSAMRDMMAITARPDVISLAGGLPDTSTFPAEMFTRVTNHIAKTSLAEALQYGPTEGLDSVRQQISKVMAAEGANVDPADITPTTGGQQAIDLITKVLIDPGDVLICDAPTYPGAIPTFCSYEAEIIQIECDHDGMKIDVLEETLASLAAEGKRPKFIYSIPTFQNPGGSTLSLERRQRLVEIARREEILVIEDNPYGLLRYEGEPLPTLYSLDGGDYVVYIGTFSKVLSAGLRIGWLVSPTPIREKVVLGKGAADLCTSTLTQEFAARYFAEGQWREYIEELIGIYRNRRNAMIGAMSEYFPHGATWTKPQGGLFIWATMPDVLNTEDLLAKALSQNVAFVPGTAAYVDGRGASSMRLNFSGVKEDRIIEGIRRIGAVAREQLGLYETMTNTDEMKLPPSGSTYGGGSEMRLPPTGGE